One Haliaeetus albicilla chromosome 11, bHalAlb1.1, whole genome shotgun sequence genomic window carries:
- the RUFY2 gene encoding RUN and FYVE domain-containing protein 2 isoform X2 encodes MAVKDPTAVERANLLNMAKLSIKGLIESALSFGRTLDSDYPPLQQFFVVMEHCLKHGLKVRKSFLSYNKTIWGPLELVEKLYPEAEEIAASVRDLPGLKTPLGRARAWLRLALMQKKMADYLRCLIIQRDLLSEFYEYHALMMEEEGAVIVGLLVGLNVIDANLCVKGEDLDSQVGVIDFSMYLKSDDDLGGKERNVQIAAILDQKNYVEELNRQLNTVSSLHARVDSLEKSNTKLIEELAIAKNNIIKLQEENHQLRSENTLILMKTQHHLEATKVDVEAELQTYKHSRQGLDEMYNEARRQLREESQLRQDMENELVVQVSMKHEIELAMKLLEKDIHEKQDTLIGLRQQLDEVKAINMEMYQKLQVSEDAMKEKNEIIGRLEDKTNQINATMKQLEQRLQQAEKAQMEAEAEDEKLKQEYVNKSESLQKEFSQKEKQLLQLETDLKIEKEWRQTLEDDLQKEKETVSHLRIETQEIINLKKEFLKLQEKNKQLKMICQDQEAALEELASKLSESKLKIEDIKEANKALQGQVWLKDKEATHCKLCEKEFSLSKRKHHCRNCGEIFCNACSDNELPLPSSPKPVRVCDSCHAILIQRCSSNVA; translated from the exons ATGG CTGTAAAGGACCCTACAGCTGTAGAAAGAGCAAATTTACTGAACATGGCTAAATTGAGTATCAAAGGACTCATTGAATCAGCTTTGAGCTTTGGTCGCACTCTGGATTCTGACTACCCACCTTTGCAACAGTTCTTTGTTGTCATGGAGCACTGCCTGAAGCATGGCCTTAAAG taaGAAAATCCTTTCTAAGTTACAATAAAACCATCTGGGGTCCTCTGGAACTTGTGGAGAAATTATATCCAGAAGCTGAGGAAATAGCAGCAAGTGTCAGAGATTTGCCTGGCCTTAA AACACCACTGGGCCGTGCCCGGGCCTGGTTACGGTTAGCActaatgcagaagaaaatggctGACTATCTTCGCTGTTTAATCATTCAGAGAGATCTTCTCAG TGAATTTTATGAGTATCATGCACTAATgatggaggaagaaggagcagttATTGTTGGGCTATTAGTTGGGTTGAATGTGATAGATGCTAACCTGTGTGTGAAGGGAGAGGACCTAGATTCACAA GTTGGGGTGATTGATTTCTCTATGTATTTAAAGAGTGATGATGACCTTGGGGGTAAGGAAAG AAATGTACAGATTGCTGCAATTTTGGACCAAAAGAATTATGTTGAAGAACTAAACAGGCAACTGAA CACAGTTAGCAGTCTACATGCAAGAGTTGATTCACTAGAGAAATCAAACACTAAACTGATCGAAGAg ttagcGATAGCCAAAAACAATATAATTAAacttcaagaagaaaaccatCAATTAAGGAGTGAAAATActcttattttaatgaaaacacagcATCATCTAGAG GCAACTAAAGTGGATGTTGAAGCAGAACTTCAGACATACAAACACTCTAGGCAGGGTTTAGATGAAATGTACAATGAAGCACGTAGACAGCTTCGAGAAGAATCACAACTTCGACAA GATATGGAGAATGAGCTAGTGGTTCAAGTTAGTATGAAACACGAGATAGAACTTGCCATGAAGTTGCTGGAGAAGGACATCCATGAGAAGCAGGATACCCTCATAGGTCTTCGACAGCAGCTTGATGAAGTTAAAGCAATTAACATGGAAATGTACCAAAAGCTGCAG GTTTCTGAAGATgctatgaaagaaaagaatgaaataattgGCCGATTAGAGGATAAGACCAATCAAATTAATGCAACTATGAAACAACTAGAACAAAG ATTGCAGCAAGCAGAGAAGGCTCAAATGGAGGCTGAGGCCGAGGATGAGAAACTTAAACAGGAATATGTGAATAAATCTGAAAGTCTGCAGAAAGAATTCTCACAGAAGGAGAAACAGCT GCTTCAGCTGGAAACAGATTTGAAGATAGAAAAAGAGTGGCGACAAACCTTAGAGGATgatcttcaaaaggaaaaagaaactgtatCCCATCTGAGAATAGAGACCCAAGAAATAATTAAccttaaaaaa gagTTCCTTAAACTTCAGGAGAAGAACAAGCAACTGAAAATGATATGTCAAGATCAAGAAGCTGCTCTCGAAGAACTGGCATCCAAGCTGAGCGA ATCAAAGCTGAAAATAGAAGAcataaaagaagcaaacaaagcaTTGCAG GGCCAGGTTTGGTTGAAGGACAAAGAGGCTACGCATTGCAAGTTATGTGAAAAGGAGTTTTCTCTCTCCAAAAGGAAG
- the RUFY2 gene encoding RUN and FYVE domain-containing protein 2 isoform X4: MAVKDPTAVERANLLNMAKLSIKGLIESALSFGRTLDSDYPPLQQFFVVMEHCLKHGLKVRKSFLSYNKTIWGPLELVEKLYPEAEEIAASVRDLPGLKTPLGRARAWLRLALMQKKMADYLRCLIIQRDLLSEFYEYHALMMEEEGAVIVGLLVGLNVIDANLCVKGEDLDSQVGVIDFSMYLKSDDDLGGKERNVQIAAILDQKNYVEELNRQLNSTVSSLHARVDSLEKSNTKLIEELAIAKNNIIKLQEENHQLRSENTLILMKTQHHLEATKVDVEAELQTYKHSRQGLDEMYNEARRQLREESQLRQDMENELVVQVSMKHEIELAMKLLEKDIHEKQDTLIGLRQQLDEVKAINMEMYQKLQVSEDAMKEKNEIIGRLEDKTNQINATMKQLEQSDKDLLTQTRTIAMSFIKCASNEAQHQYKLVKDISF; encoded by the exons ATGG CTGTAAAGGACCCTACAGCTGTAGAAAGAGCAAATTTACTGAACATGGCTAAATTGAGTATCAAAGGACTCATTGAATCAGCTTTGAGCTTTGGTCGCACTCTGGATTCTGACTACCCACCTTTGCAACAGTTCTTTGTTGTCATGGAGCACTGCCTGAAGCATGGCCTTAAAG taaGAAAATCCTTTCTAAGTTACAATAAAACCATCTGGGGTCCTCTGGAACTTGTGGAGAAATTATATCCAGAAGCTGAGGAAATAGCAGCAAGTGTCAGAGATTTGCCTGGCCTTAA AACACCACTGGGCCGTGCCCGGGCCTGGTTACGGTTAGCActaatgcagaagaaaatggctGACTATCTTCGCTGTTTAATCATTCAGAGAGATCTTCTCAG TGAATTTTATGAGTATCATGCACTAATgatggaggaagaaggagcagttATTGTTGGGCTATTAGTTGGGTTGAATGTGATAGATGCTAACCTGTGTGTGAAGGGAGAGGACCTAGATTCACAA GTTGGGGTGATTGATTTCTCTATGTATTTAAAGAGTGATGATGACCTTGGGGGTAAGGAAAG AAATGTACAGATTGCTGCAATTTTGGACCAAAAGAATTATGTTGAAGAACTAAACAGGCAACTGAA taGCACAGTTAGCAGTCTACATGCAAGAGTTGATTCACTAGAGAAATCAAACACTAAACTGATCGAAGAg ttagcGATAGCCAAAAACAATATAATTAAacttcaagaagaaaaccatCAATTAAGGAGTGAAAATActcttattttaatgaaaacacagcATCATCTAGAG GCAACTAAAGTGGATGTTGAAGCAGAACTTCAGACATACAAACACTCTAGGCAGGGTTTAGATGAAATGTACAATGAAGCACGTAGACAGCTTCGAGAAGAATCACAACTTCGACAA GATATGGAGAATGAGCTAGTGGTTCAAGTTAGTATGAAACACGAGATAGAACTTGCCATGAAGTTGCTGGAGAAGGACATCCATGAGAAGCAGGATACCCTCATAGGTCTTCGACAGCAGCTTGATGAAGTTAAAGCAATTAACATGGAAATGTACCAAAAGCTGCAG GTTTCTGAAGATgctatgaaagaaaagaatgaaataattgGCCGATTAGAGGATAAGACCAATCAAATTAATGCAACTATGAAACAACTAGAACAAAG TGACAAAGATCTGTTAACTCAAACTAGGACTATTGCAATGTCATTCATCAAATGCGCCAGCAATGAAGCTCAGCACCAGTATAAACTTGTCAAAGATATATCATTCTGA
- the RUFY2 gene encoding RUN and FYVE domain-containing protein 2 isoform X1, giving the protein MAVKDPTAVERANLLNMAKLSIKGLIESALSFGRTLDSDYPPLQQFFVVMEHCLKHGLKVRKSFLSYNKTIWGPLELVEKLYPEAEEIAASVRDLPGLKTPLGRARAWLRLALMQKKMADYLRCLIIQRDLLSEFYEYHALMMEEEGAVIVGLLVGLNVIDANLCVKGEDLDSQVGVIDFSMYLKSDDDLGGKERNVQIAAILDQKNYVEELNRQLNSTVSSLHARVDSLEKSNTKLIEELAIAKNNIIKLQEENHQLRSENTLILMKTQHHLEATKVDVEAELQTYKHSRQGLDEMYNEARRQLREESQLRQDMENELVVQVSMKHEIELAMKLLEKDIHEKQDTLIGLRQQLDEVKAINMEMYQKLQVSEDAMKEKNEIIGRLEDKTNQINATMKQLEQRLQQAEKAQMEAEAEDEKLKQEYVNKSESLQKEFSQKEKQLLQLETDLKIEKEWRQTLEDDLQKEKETVSHLRIETQEIINLKKEFLKLQEKNKQLKMICQDQEAALEELASKLSESKLKIEDIKEANKALQGQVWLKDKEATHCKLCEKEFSLSKRKHHCRNCGEIFCNACSDNELPLPSSPKPVRVCDSCHAILIQRCSSNVA; this is encoded by the exons ATGG CTGTAAAGGACCCTACAGCTGTAGAAAGAGCAAATTTACTGAACATGGCTAAATTGAGTATCAAAGGACTCATTGAATCAGCTTTGAGCTTTGGTCGCACTCTGGATTCTGACTACCCACCTTTGCAACAGTTCTTTGTTGTCATGGAGCACTGCCTGAAGCATGGCCTTAAAG taaGAAAATCCTTTCTAAGTTACAATAAAACCATCTGGGGTCCTCTGGAACTTGTGGAGAAATTATATCCAGAAGCTGAGGAAATAGCAGCAAGTGTCAGAGATTTGCCTGGCCTTAA AACACCACTGGGCCGTGCCCGGGCCTGGTTACGGTTAGCActaatgcagaagaaaatggctGACTATCTTCGCTGTTTAATCATTCAGAGAGATCTTCTCAG TGAATTTTATGAGTATCATGCACTAATgatggaggaagaaggagcagttATTGTTGGGCTATTAGTTGGGTTGAATGTGATAGATGCTAACCTGTGTGTGAAGGGAGAGGACCTAGATTCACAA GTTGGGGTGATTGATTTCTCTATGTATTTAAAGAGTGATGATGACCTTGGGGGTAAGGAAAG AAATGTACAGATTGCTGCAATTTTGGACCAAAAGAATTATGTTGAAGAACTAAACAGGCAACTGAA taGCACAGTTAGCAGTCTACATGCAAGAGTTGATTCACTAGAGAAATCAAACACTAAACTGATCGAAGAg ttagcGATAGCCAAAAACAATATAATTAAacttcaagaagaaaaccatCAATTAAGGAGTGAAAATActcttattttaatgaaaacacagcATCATCTAGAG GCAACTAAAGTGGATGTTGAAGCAGAACTTCAGACATACAAACACTCTAGGCAGGGTTTAGATGAAATGTACAATGAAGCACGTAGACAGCTTCGAGAAGAATCACAACTTCGACAA GATATGGAGAATGAGCTAGTGGTTCAAGTTAGTATGAAACACGAGATAGAACTTGCCATGAAGTTGCTGGAGAAGGACATCCATGAGAAGCAGGATACCCTCATAGGTCTTCGACAGCAGCTTGATGAAGTTAAAGCAATTAACATGGAAATGTACCAAAAGCTGCAG GTTTCTGAAGATgctatgaaagaaaagaatgaaataattgGCCGATTAGAGGATAAGACCAATCAAATTAATGCAACTATGAAACAACTAGAACAAAG ATTGCAGCAAGCAGAGAAGGCTCAAATGGAGGCTGAGGCCGAGGATGAGAAACTTAAACAGGAATATGTGAATAAATCTGAAAGTCTGCAGAAAGAATTCTCACAGAAGGAGAAACAGCT GCTTCAGCTGGAAACAGATTTGAAGATAGAAAAAGAGTGGCGACAAACCTTAGAGGATgatcttcaaaaggaaaaagaaactgtatCCCATCTGAGAATAGAGACCCAAGAAATAATTAAccttaaaaaa gagTTCCTTAAACTTCAGGAGAAGAACAAGCAACTGAAAATGATATGTCAAGATCAAGAAGCTGCTCTCGAAGAACTGGCATCCAAGCTGAGCGA ATCAAAGCTGAAAATAGAAGAcataaaagaagcaaacaaagcaTTGCAG GGCCAGGTTTGGTTGAAGGACAAAGAGGCTACGCATTGCAAGTTATGTGAAAAGGAGTTTTCTCTCTCCAAAAGGAAG
- the RUFY2 gene encoding RUN and FYVE domain-containing protein 2 isoform X3, which translates to MAKLSIKGLIESALSFGRTLDSDYPPLQQFFVVMEHCLKHGLKVRKSFLSYNKTIWGPLELVEKLYPEAEEIAASVRDLPGLKTPLGRARAWLRLALMQKKMADYLRCLIIQRDLLSEFYEYHALMMEEEGAVIVGLLVGLNVIDANLCVKGEDLDSQVGVIDFSMYLKSDDDLGGKERNVQIAAILDQKNYVEELNRQLNSTVSSLHARVDSLEKSNTKLIEELAIAKNNIIKLQEENHQLRSENTLILMKTQHHLEATKVDVEAELQTYKHSRQGLDEMYNEARRQLREESQLRQDMENELVVQVSMKHEIELAMKLLEKDIHEKQDTLIGLRQQLDEVKAINMEMYQKLQVSEDAMKEKNEIIGRLEDKTNQINATMKQLEQRLQQAEKAQMEAEAEDEKLKQEYVNKSESLQKEFSQKEKQLLQLETDLKIEKEWRQTLEDDLQKEKETVSHLRIETQEIINLKKEFLKLQEKNKQLKMICQDQEAALEELASKLSESKLKIEDIKEANKALQGQVWLKDKEATHCKLCEKEFSLSKRKHHCRNCGEIFCNACSDNELPLPSSPKPVRVCDSCHAILIQRCSSNVA; encoded by the exons ATGGCTAAATTGAGTATCAAAGGACTCATTGAATCAGCTTTGAGCTTTGGTCGCACTCTGGATTCTGACTACCCACCTTTGCAACAGTTCTTTGTTGTCATGGAGCACTGCCTGAAGCATGGCCTTAAAG taaGAAAATCCTTTCTAAGTTACAATAAAACCATCTGGGGTCCTCTGGAACTTGTGGAGAAATTATATCCAGAAGCTGAGGAAATAGCAGCAAGTGTCAGAGATTTGCCTGGCCTTAA AACACCACTGGGCCGTGCCCGGGCCTGGTTACGGTTAGCActaatgcagaagaaaatggctGACTATCTTCGCTGTTTAATCATTCAGAGAGATCTTCTCAG TGAATTTTATGAGTATCATGCACTAATgatggaggaagaaggagcagttATTGTTGGGCTATTAGTTGGGTTGAATGTGATAGATGCTAACCTGTGTGTGAAGGGAGAGGACCTAGATTCACAA GTTGGGGTGATTGATTTCTCTATGTATTTAAAGAGTGATGATGACCTTGGGGGTAAGGAAAG AAATGTACAGATTGCTGCAATTTTGGACCAAAAGAATTATGTTGAAGAACTAAACAGGCAACTGAA taGCACAGTTAGCAGTCTACATGCAAGAGTTGATTCACTAGAGAAATCAAACACTAAACTGATCGAAGAg ttagcGATAGCCAAAAACAATATAATTAAacttcaagaagaaaaccatCAATTAAGGAGTGAAAATActcttattttaatgaaaacacagcATCATCTAGAG GCAACTAAAGTGGATGTTGAAGCAGAACTTCAGACATACAAACACTCTAGGCAGGGTTTAGATGAAATGTACAATGAAGCACGTAGACAGCTTCGAGAAGAATCACAACTTCGACAA GATATGGAGAATGAGCTAGTGGTTCAAGTTAGTATGAAACACGAGATAGAACTTGCCATGAAGTTGCTGGAGAAGGACATCCATGAGAAGCAGGATACCCTCATAGGTCTTCGACAGCAGCTTGATGAAGTTAAAGCAATTAACATGGAAATGTACCAAAAGCTGCAG GTTTCTGAAGATgctatgaaagaaaagaatgaaataattgGCCGATTAGAGGATAAGACCAATCAAATTAATGCAACTATGAAACAACTAGAACAAAG ATTGCAGCAAGCAGAGAAGGCTCAAATGGAGGCTGAGGCCGAGGATGAGAAACTTAAACAGGAATATGTGAATAAATCTGAAAGTCTGCAGAAAGAATTCTCACAGAAGGAGAAACAGCT GCTTCAGCTGGAAACAGATTTGAAGATAGAAAAAGAGTGGCGACAAACCTTAGAGGATgatcttcaaaaggaaaaagaaactgtatCCCATCTGAGAATAGAGACCCAAGAAATAATTAAccttaaaaaa gagTTCCTTAAACTTCAGGAGAAGAACAAGCAACTGAAAATGATATGTCAAGATCAAGAAGCTGCTCTCGAAGAACTGGCATCCAAGCTGAGCGA ATCAAAGCTGAAAATAGAAGAcataaaagaagcaaacaaagcaTTGCAG GGCCAGGTTTGGTTGAAGGACAAAGAGGCTACGCATTGCAAGTTATGTGAAAAGGAGTTTTCTCTCTCCAAAAGGAAG